One Pyrus communis chromosome 4, drPyrComm1.1, whole genome shotgun sequence genomic region harbors:
- the LOC137731846 gene encoding uncharacterized protein isoform X2 yields the protein MYASEALGKFSVFRETPVSMAASSSLRTPFRIRPMSQNFISSKNLLRNHGMTCNCSSGGGGVDEKSAFSLTSSSKYEVDYLGEKTKGDLNVKMEHLQAFGIDGDVTLKGPIEEVARVEAEEAGDLLRDLGIRSPFSSRQSPRGIFCSRTLNLRSISAIGYDMDYTLMHYNVIAWEGRAYDYCMENLKKVGFPVDGLAFDPDLVIRGLVIDKENGNLVKADRFGYVKRAMHGTSMLSNRAISEMYGRELVDLRKETRWEFLNTLFSVSEAVAYMQMVDRLDDGTIAAELGPLDYKGLYKAVGTALFWAHVEGQLKSEIMSKPELFVAPDPELPLALLDQKEAGKKLLLITNSDYHYTNKMMQHSFNRFLPNEMGWRDLFDIVIVSARKPEFFQMSHPMYEVVTGEGLMRPCFKAKTGGLYSGGSAQMVENSLNIHGDEILYVGDHIYTDYSALIHSRGHRAALVDLINQKEVVGDLFNQLRLASQRQTKGRPAQTLAATNLDDQELSESMQKLLIVMQRLDQKIAPMLEADGELFNKRWGFLSRAGFWDKSHLMRQIEKYADIYTSRVSNFLHYTPFMYFRSQEQTLAHDSYSYYCSRFNGSAMDDEVNCMS from the exons ATGTACGCGTCCGAGGCGTTGGGGAAATTCTCAGTTTTCAGAGAGACCCCTGTTTCAATGGCGGCTTCCAGCTCTCTCAGAACCCCGTTTCGAATCCGACCCATGTCCCAGAACTTCATCAGCAGCAAGAATTTGCTCCGGAATCATGGAATGACGTGCAACTGCAGCAGCGGCGGTGGCGGCGTTGACGAGAAGTCAGCGTTTTCGTTGACTTCGTCGAGCAAGTACGAAGTGGATTACTTGGGAGAGAAAACCAAAGGGGATTTGAATGTGAAGATGGAGCATCTCCAAGCTTTTG GAATTGATGGTGATGTAACTTTGAAAGGGCCGATTGAGGAAGTTGCCAGAGTGGAGGCTGAAGAAGCTGGAGACTTGCTCAGAGACTTGGGTATTCGG AGCCCTTTTTCGTCCAGGCAATCACCTCGTGGCATTTTCTGTAGCCGCACGTTGAATCTCCGATCAATCAGTGCCATCGGATATGATATGGACTACACCTTGATGCATTATAACGTGATT GCTTGGGAAGGGAGAGCTTATGATTACTGTATGGAAAATTTGAAGAAAGTGGGCTTCCCTGTTGACGGTCTTGCATTTGACCCTGACTTG GTTATTAGAGGCCTCGTCATAGACAAAGAGAACGGAAACTTGGTGAAGGCTGATCGATTTGGTTATGTTAAGAGGGCTATGCATGGCACATCCATGCTGTCTAATCGAGCTATAAG TGAGATGTACGGGAGGGAACTGGTGGACCTCCGGAAGGAAACTCGGTGGGAATTCCTTAATACACTGTTCTCTGTCTCAGAAGCTGTGGCTTATATGCAG ATGGTTGACAGATTGGATGATGGAACCATAGCCGCAGAACTTGGTCCACTTGATTATAAAGGGCTCTATAAG GCTGTTGGAACAGCCCTCTTCTGGGCACATGTCGAGGGTCAACTAAAG AGCGAGATAATGTCTAAGCCCGAACTGTTTGTGGCACCTGATCCAGAATTGCCACTAGCGCTTTTGGATCAAAAAGAG GCTGGTAAAAAGCTTCTGCTCATTACCAACTCAGATTATCATTACACAAACAAAATGATGCAGCATtccttcaacagatttcttccCAATGAGATGGGTTGGAGGGATCTATTTGACATT GTAATAGTCTCTGCAAGGAAGCCAGAGTTCTTCCAAATGTCACACCCAATGTACGAGGTAGTGACGGGTGAGGGCCTCATGCGTCCATGCTTCAAGGCTAAAACAG GGGGATTGTATTCAGGAGGAAGTGCTCAGATGGTTGAGAATTCCCTAAATATCCATGGAGATGAGATATTATACGTTGGTGATCATATCTACACCGAT TATAGTGCTTTGATTCATAGCCGGGGTCATAGAGCAGCACTAGTAGATCTTATAAATCAAAAGGAGGTCGTAGGGGATCTTTTCAACCAACTTCGGCTCGCCTCACAAAGGCAAACCAAAGGGCGTCCTGCTCAA ACCCTTGCTGCAACAAACTTGGATGATCAAGAACTCTCAGAAAGCATGCAAAAGCTACTTATTGTTATGCAACGACTAGACCAGAAAATTGCTCCGATGCTAGAAGCAGATGGAGAGCTCTTCAACAAAAG GTGGGGATTTCTTTCACGTGCAGGGTTCTGGGATAAAAGCCATTTGATGAGGCAAATTGAGAA GTATGCTGATATATATACCTCTAGGGTGTCCAACTTCCTACATTATACACCGTTCATGTATTTCCGCTCACAGGAACAG ACGCTTGCTCATGATTCGTATTCATACTACTGTTCGAGGTTTAATGGATCTGCCATGGACGACGAGGTGAACTGTATGTCGTAG
- the LOC137731846 gene encoding uncharacterized protein isoform X1 produces the protein MYASEALGKFSVFRETPVSMAASSSLRTPFRIRPMSQNFISSKNLLRNHGMTCNCSSGGGGVDEKSAFSLTSSSKYEVDYLGEKTKGDLNVKMEHLQAFGIDGDVTLKGPIEEVARVEAEEAGDLLRDLGIRSPFSSRQSPRGIFCSRTLNLRSISAIGYDMDYTLMHYNVIAWEGRAYDYCMENLKKVGFPVDGLAFDPDLVIRGLVIDKENGNLVKADRFGYVKRAMHGTSMLSNRAISEMYGRELVDLRKETRWEFLNTLFSVSEAVAYMQMVDRLDDGTIAAELGPLDYKGLYKAVGTALFWAHVEGQLKSEIMSKPELFVAPDPELPLALLDQKEAGKKLLLITNSDYHYTNKMMQHSFNRFLPNEMGWRDLFDIVIVSARKPEFFQMSHPMYEVVTGEGLMRPCFKAKTGGLYSGGSAQMVENSLNIHGDEILYVGDHIYTDVSQSKVHLRWRTALICRELEEEYSALIHSRGHRAALVDLINQKEVVGDLFNQLRLASQRQTKGRPAQTLAATNLDDQELSESMQKLLIVMQRLDQKIAPMLEADGELFNKRWGFLSRAGFWDKSHLMRQIEKYADIYTSRVSNFLHYTPFMYFRSQEQTLAHDSYSYYCSRFNGSAMDDEVNCMS, from the exons ATGTACGCGTCCGAGGCGTTGGGGAAATTCTCAGTTTTCAGAGAGACCCCTGTTTCAATGGCGGCTTCCAGCTCTCTCAGAACCCCGTTTCGAATCCGACCCATGTCCCAGAACTTCATCAGCAGCAAGAATTTGCTCCGGAATCATGGAATGACGTGCAACTGCAGCAGCGGCGGTGGCGGCGTTGACGAGAAGTCAGCGTTTTCGTTGACTTCGTCGAGCAAGTACGAAGTGGATTACTTGGGAGAGAAAACCAAAGGGGATTTGAATGTGAAGATGGAGCATCTCCAAGCTTTTG GAATTGATGGTGATGTAACTTTGAAAGGGCCGATTGAGGAAGTTGCCAGAGTGGAGGCTGAAGAAGCTGGAGACTTGCTCAGAGACTTGGGTATTCGG AGCCCTTTTTCGTCCAGGCAATCACCTCGTGGCATTTTCTGTAGCCGCACGTTGAATCTCCGATCAATCAGTGCCATCGGATATGATATGGACTACACCTTGATGCATTATAACGTGATT GCTTGGGAAGGGAGAGCTTATGATTACTGTATGGAAAATTTGAAGAAAGTGGGCTTCCCTGTTGACGGTCTTGCATTTGACCCTGACTTG GTTATTAGAGGCCTCGTCATAGACAAAGAGAACGGAAACTTGGTGAAGGCTGATCGATTTGGTTATGTTAAGAGGGCTATGCATGGCACATCCATGCTGTCTAATCGAGCTATAAG TGAGATGTACGGGAGGGAACTGGTGGACCTCCGGAAGGAAACTCGGTGGGAATTCCTTAATACACTGTTCTCTGTCTCAGAAGCTGTGGCTTATATGCAG ATGGTTGACAGATTGGATGATGGAACCATAGCCGCAGAACTTGGTCCACTTGATTATAAAGGGCTCTATAAG GCTGTTGGAACAGCCCTCTTCTGGGCACATGTCGAGGGTCAACTAAAG AGCGAGATAATGTCTAAGCCCGAACTGTTTGTGGCACCTGATCCAGAATTGCCACTAGCGCTTTTGGATCAAAAAGAG GCTGGTAAAAAGCTTCTGCTCATTACCAACTCAGATTATCATTACACAAACAAAATGATGCAGCATtccttcaacagatttcttccCAATGAGATGGGTTGGAGGGATCTATTTGACATT GTAATAGTCTCTGCAAGGAAGCCAGAGTTCTTCCAAATGTCACACCCAATGTACGAGGTAGTGACGGGTGAGGGCCTCATGCGTCCATGCTTCAAGGCTAAAACAG GGGGATTGTATTCAGGAGGAAGTGCTCAGATGGTTGAGAATTCCCTAAATATCCATGGAGATGAGATATTATACGTTGGTGATCATATCTACACCGATGTAAGTCAATCCAAAGTTCATCTGCGATGGCGAACAGCATTGATTTGTCGAGAATTAGAAGAAGAG TATAGTGCTTTGATTCATAGCCGGGGTCATAGAGCAGCACTAGTAGATCTTATAAATCAAAAGGAGGTCGTAGGGGATCTTTTCAACCAACTTCGGCTCGCCTCACAAAGGCAAACCAAAGGGCGTCCTGCTCAA ACCCTTGCTGCAACAAACTTGGATGATCAAGAACTCTCAGAAAGCATGCAAAAGCTACTTATTGTTATGCAACGACTAGACCAGAAAATTGCTCCGATGCTAGAAGCAGATGGAGAGCTCTTCAACAAAAG GTGGGGATTTCTTTCACGTGCAGGGTTCTGGGATAAAAGCCATTTGATGAGGCAAATTGAGAA GTATGCTGATATATATACCTCTAGGGTGTCCAACTTCCTACATTATACACCGTTCATGTATTTCCGCTCACAGGAACAG ACGCTTGCTCATGATTCGTATTCATACTACTGTTCGAGGTTTAATGGATCTGCCATGGACGACGAGGTGAACTGTATGTCGTAG